DNA sequence from the Vicia villosa cultivar HV-30 ecotype Madison, WI linkage group LG3, Vvil1.0, whole genome shotgun sequence genome:
CAGATACTAAGAAATGTGTCAGACACCAGGCACTATCCCGTGTCAGACACCATACAGATACTCGATCTAAAGTGTCAGTGCTACATATAGGTCACAAGATTTAAAATGGTTAGGAAAAACTATACTATAGTTGagttagttctaaatatgcttaCCTCAAGAGTAGTAGAGAAAGACGAAACTCGAGCAAACTCTTTCCCGGCTCATTCTCTAGCATCTGATGTATAATAGCCAAAGAACCGACATCATCAACAGAAGACCATTGTTGATACAATTGCATCCAACAATCAGCCTGATTCTTCTTCTGAATTTTACTTTTAAGAATTTGAACCAAGCATTCTCCTCTAATCCTCCCATGTAAAGTTATATAATTAGCCTCTATGGTTAACAATGCTCTAATATCTCTCATAGCACTATCATAATCCTCTAATGCAATATACAACCAACCCCTCAATTCTAAACAATCAGGTGAAAGCTTAAATCGAAGAAACTTATCGAGTTCCATAATCCCTTCTTTTATTTGCTTCTCCTCGACTTTCTCCAATGCTCTATACTTATAAGGAAATGAAAGTGAAGGATCGAGTCGAGTTGCGAAATCCAAATCGAAACCTTTCTCTCTTCCCATATTGTACAATGCTCTCTCTTGATACATCCATCCAACTGGTTTATACTCAAATATCAAAGAACTGATTAACTTATAAGCCGAATACGGTTGACCTTGTTTATGCTTCGTTCTCGCCACGCCTGCTATAGAATAAACATGGCCTAATTCAACTGCTTCATCGAAACAACGTTGAGCTTCTTTATACTCTCTTCTTTCAAGAAATACACACCCTAATTGATGCAATGCAAGACCCTTCTGCCATCTCTCTGCACCACACTCTTTCATTCTCTCCAGCAACATCGACGTCGTTTTCGACACCATGCTTTCTTCCATTGCCACATGACTGAGAAAATAGTACAACAAGAAAGTAGCACACCCtaaactttccaacttttcctttgACTCAAAACTGCATAAAAAACTTACCACCTTTGAATTACGAAGCGATTTCGGAAGCTCCCTAAGAAAAATTTGCAAGCAAGAAACGACCAGAAGGGTTGCTTTTTCTTCCAAACCATACTCAATGAGTATCAATGCATCTTCAACATTTTCAACAATTGAAGCCAAATGAGAATCGCAAGACGATTTCATTTCCTCGCAACAAAACCTATTGGCAAATGATAGAAGCTCTAAAACAGTATTGGCACAGAAAAGATCCAATCTTTTTGTTCTACTGTAAAATTCCAATGCTTTCATACCTTCAGAGCATAACCCGTTTCTCGAAAAATTGATCTTCCACATTCTGGATTCTACAAATCCACCACAAAGCATCGCGTTGAACGGTTCCGAAAGTGAAGCAATTCTCGACCTAACACACTTGATTTCCTCATTCTCAACACAGAACAAAACATCACTTTCCTCATCAGACAAACACACACAATCATTAGAAGTGTCACTTTTTCGCTCCTCGTTACATTGACAATGATCATTGATCGAAAAAGGACTAAACCCATTTTCCAAATTCTTCTTTGGACATTCAAGAACATTATAACCACCACAATCCATTGAAGAAACACCAACAAGCTCATCATCCCTTCTCTCATATCTCAACCAAGCAGACAACACAACCTTTGACATCACATCCTCGGCGTTCTGCCGCGCCGTTCTGAGACACCTTCTGAGTAGCTTCTGGTCCCCAAGACCATACAAAACAGAAAAAAGTTCCACAAAAAGTGACACTTTCTCAGACTGTAAAGAGCAAAACTCTATCCGTTGATAGAGTTCTGCTAAAGTCTCTACAAGGTTTACAGGTTTAAGATAAGGCTCTATGGTTGGTTCAATGGTGTCAGTAGAAGGTAATTTCAGCGAAACAAGATTTGCAAACTCTGAACTTTTGCTATTGttgttgaattttgattttgaccATGACAATATGGTTTTGTGTCTGCTAAAGTTGTGAGGTTTGGTTTTGCTGCCACCATTGGTTTCAGATGAAGAACTAAGAGCATGAACTTGAATACTCTTGAAACGTTCAACAATCTTCAAACTACgcatttttttgagtttttgatgAATTCAACCACTTTTCTTCCAACCCTTTGAGCTAAATTGTTGAACTTTGAATCAACATTAACATGGGGTGTGAAAAGTTTGAATCTTTGAGAAAAGGGTTTTCATTTTGTACTAAGCTTAAAcagtttcaacaacaaaaaaaaaaaaaaaacatgtttttgtttCGACAAGAATAATGATGTTTTTTTTGCTAAAAATAGGAAGAAAATTCAGGGTTTAGAAAATGAGATGAAAAATTGGTACATAAATGAAGAAATTAAGTGATTCAGGTGAACCTGCTATGCTCAGAAAGTAAAGAGAGATTCTTCAAAAGAACCACTCAAGTTTGAGACAGCACCATGCTAATTTGGTCAACTAGTtccaatatgtttttttttttttttattaaaaggtGTGAGATTAGAGAATAATTAATAGTTATGGCATCAAATCAAGTGAAAGTAAAAGGGACTTTTTTAAGAATGAATTATTGTTTACTAATAGCTAGGTAtctttaggttaattaattaaaaagaatgaGTTAACTTGCAATGAATTTGGAGTGAGATGGAATTGTGAAGTAAAGGTGCACTAGGTGGAGTGAGTTGTGTTTTTGTGTAACTaatccaattattatttttaagtta
Encoded proteins:
- the LOC131662139 gene encoding ethylene-overproduction protein 1-like is translated as MRSLKIVERFKSIQVHALSSSSETNGGSKTKPHNFSRHKTILSWSKSKFNNNSKSSEFANLVSLKLPSTDTIEPTIEPYLKPVNLVETLAELYQRIEFCSLQSEKVSLFVELFSVLYGLGDQKLLRRCLRTARQNAEDVMSKVVLSAWLRYERRDDELVGVSSMDCGGYNVLECPKKNLENGFSPFSINDHCQCNEERKSDTSNDCVCLSDEESDVLFCVENEEIKCVRSRIASLSEPFNAMLCGGFVESRMWKINFSRNGLCSEGMKALEFYSRTKRLDLFCANTVLELLSFANRFCCEEMKSSCDSHLASIVENVEDALILIEYGLEEKATLLVVSCLQIFLRELPKSLRNSKVVSFLCSFESKEKLESLGCATFLLYYFLSHVAMEESMVSKTTSMLLERMKECGAERWQKGLALHQLGCVFLERREYKEAQRCFDEAVELGHVYSIAGVARTKHKQGQPYSAYKLISSLIFEYKPVGWMYQERALYNMGREKGFDLDFATRLDPSLSFPYKYRALEKVEEKQIKEGIMELDKFLRFKLSPDCLELRGWLYIALEDYDSAMRDIRALLTIEANYITLHGRIRGECLVQILKSKIQKKNQADCWMQLYQQWSSVDDVGSLAIIHQMLENEPGKSLLEFRLSLLLLRLNCQKAAMRSLRLARNHSSSMQERLIYEGWILYDTGYRDEAVTKADRSIEIQKSFEAFFLKAYVLADTNLDPESSSYVIQLLKEALKCPSDGLRKGQALNNMGSIYVDCGKIELANECYNNALAIRHTRAHQGLARVYQQKNQRKAAYDEMTMLIEKAESTASAYEKRSEYCDREMAMADLDVATHLDPLRTYPYRYRAAVLMDEQKETEAVEELTKAIKFKPDLQMLHLRAAFYESMGDLSSALIDCKAALCLDPNHAATIDLYQRIQKPNF